ctttttttcatgtgtattgataataaaatcatcTGTCTTCTTTGTGGATATAAacccaatattttaaaaaatacgccCTGTTTAGGCATTATAAGATTAAGCATTCGCACGAGTACTTGAAGTATATAGACGAGgagaagtttaatttaatcgaaggattcaaattgatttattaagaaGGTGTAGTTCGAATATCGAATGCTACACCTTCAGTACAAGCTCTTAAAGCTTCATAtgcaatttcaaatttaatcgcaaaaaatttcaagtcatTCTACAaggaaaaatttgtaaagaaatgCCTCATCGCAGCAGTAGTCATTTAGAAATTCATCGACTCTTGAAGAAGCTGCTAGCATTCCCTtaagtgaaaaattattaatattattataagtggttaaaaatttctcagtcataaaaaacaattctttttcagCAATTTCTTCAAGAACATAATGTAACGTACTTTGCAATAAGAAAAGAgatctttcttttcttgcaAGAAAATTTTGCTGCAAAATATGAAGTTAAATCTTTTTTCGAGAATGTAAACTCGCTTTGCAAGCTTGCTCTCATAACTGACATGACAAAccatttaaatattctgaatTTAAAGCTGTAAAAGACCGATCAAATAATTTCTCAATTAGTTAGTCATGTCAATTTATTTCGCAGAAAGTTACAATTATTCAAAagtcaattaaaaacaatattcttcACTTTTTTCCGTCCTGCCAGATTCTCTTCGAAAAATATGGCAcagaatgtaattttaaaaagtatataaatataatcgattctctaataaatcaatttgatACGCGTTTCAATGAACGCTTCGAAACGctaagaaatgatttatttctttttgagaATCCTCTCACTGTGCAAATCGAAAAATAAAGCCTAGAATTTCAGGCAGAATTTGCGATTTGCGACATAATCTTTCTTTGAAAGCACGGTTAGAAAAGACAGTTAagttcttcaaaattttagatGCATCGTGTTGTCCACGTCTCCGAAACTTTcatcttcaaattttttccatgttaacaaaaaatataaatacagaaaaacGTTCGTCTTTCACAGAAAAGCGATACATCATTATCCTCGTTGATATGAACTAATTCTTCTAAATTATCTGTGGATATACTATTCCTTGTAGAATCGTGCAAACGACCCAaaagatcaaataaaaattaatacgtttCGAGTACAATTTTCTTGCCAAGTCACATACTTTATTATCGTTCTTATTATCATTTAGTTGAATAGGCATAAGGCATAAgggaaaccacttaaaaaaaaacgcgtcaACAATAGTACCTCCTGGATGATGTGGAAAGCTATtgacaaaattacaattattacattatattatattattgtcattatatgtacatacaaatatgtttatagacgtaaaattaataactttaattgtatgtaaaaataaaaaaattattcacagcgcaagaaaaattttaatcacgtGAATGGATCCAAGCATATCTATCGCAGGACGCTCCTGAGACACAAGACcacgcgcgcgatcggcggctcgACCGTCGAGCCTAgagcggtagtgggggcatagtaggcggtgcctcaggaatcgaggcgaaatgtgcaactaatCCCGAGCACTGATATACACATACCGCATTACTACTTATACATATACTGTAACTTTCGCCCAAAGTTAGATCGCACATATTGCACTCTGgctttatatatactatagtCTCTCTCAATGTACTTTAATACTCTTGCTCTATTTTCTCTGCACTCACAAATTCTTCACATACTCAATTCTCTATTGATTATCTACCTGCACTTTACGCTATTACCTACGTTGCGATATGTTAActcaagtaatatttacttattatttttgtatgttattgctgtttgtatatatatatattgtattgcTGTTAATGCAAATACTGTATTTTTCGCCCAAAGttacattgtatatattgCGCTCTAGCTTTACTTACTATAGTCTATCTCGACTACTTTATACAATTCTTTCATACATTGTACGTTCTTAGAGGGCTTGTCCTAGAATGCTAATAAacgcttttctctctctctctctctctctctctctctctctctctctctctctctctctctagtttgtgtattttatctttcagctaaataaattacttctgaaacaaaaattatagaaaatatattacacatttggttttattaaaaaaatatatatataaatgttatactatggaaataactaatttttgcGCGAATTCtcttttatgagaaaaataacgaatttttCGAGAAGATTCAGGCACATGAAGAAAAGTGGGAAACTAGTTTACCAATAAGGTAAGTAGAAAATCACGCTCACTATTCCCAATATTTTCAGCGTAAGATGGGATTATTGGGTATAAATTTCGTGTTCCATGAGAATTCTCTTTCATGagaaaaataacgaatttttCGAAAAGATTCAGGCACACGAAGAAAAGTGGGAAACTAGTTTACCAATAGGGTAAGTAGAAAATCACGCCCACTATTCGCAATATTTTCTGCCTAAAATGGGCTTACAGAGTATAAATTTCGTGTTCTGACAAGTACAAGTGTTAGTTCTTGTACTTTCGAGTTAGCTGGCTTATTCTTTAAGTCGCTTGTACGAGtttgttgtgtgtgtgtgtgcgagaaaaaatagtttattataatacgatttataataatacgaaCAAGTCGAAAATGGAACCGCGCGCGATAATAGcgagattttttataatcgtaTGCAATCAgacaaaagatattaaaaagcgcgattattataagaatttgtCTCGCGACGACGATGAGATTAATTACTCATTATTCGAGCGTTTCGCGGAAAAGGAATGTTCCAGCATGATGCTGTGCTTGTTGCACAAAATGGGATATTTCGAGGGAAACGCTCGACTAGTCGGTATTATATCTCGTATCGTCAAAGCGCGTTACGCGGATGAACACTATTACGACGCGAGTGGGTGCATCGCACAATTTCTACGATGTCGAGACGGGGTGGCGGAAAATCAGAATAGAGGAGTGTCaggtaagaaaaaatataaaatatctaataaagaaaaagttagtattttatattttaattacgagTATTTTTGTAGGTGAGAGACCGGTAGCACTAGTGCACCCTTTTCGTACGCAGTACGGTCGCCTAAGCTTAAGGCGGCGGCGCGAGGCGGAGGTGGCTGAGGAGGCTGTACCTGCCCGTAagttggaaataaaattaatttcttaaaaatttagttagaagTTTAGtacatattaaaagttttaatttttagggAGACGTCGAATCGGAGAAGCTCCTGTTGCTATTGTAGCAccagcagtagcagcagcagcactaccaccaccaccaccaccatcaccaccaccTCGCGTCATTCCTGTTGTGGATTTAGTGTCtggtaattattaatttttaaatacaagatattactcgaaagttaattattattaccactgctgtttaataataaataaattatgattttagatGACGACACGCAGAACGGATCCGATATTGCGCCGAGCTCGTTCAATTCAGCGGCGTTATTTACACCgggtaagtattttttttaaaagttttctacttaattcagattaattcgtaaaaaaaataataataataataaaataatgttatttttcagttcgtcaagaagaaagaaaaaacggTTGGATGGAAGAGGATACAATGGACAGAGTGTTAGCAGAGTGGGAGGAAGGGGTGTTggaaagaaattttgaagaGAGAGATAATGAACGGGAGatggaagaagaaga
This genomic stretch from Monomorium pharaonis isolate MP-MQ-018 chromosome 4, ASM1337386v2, whole genome shotgun sequence harbors:
- the LOC118645235 gene encoding uncharacterized protein LOC118645235; protein product: MNTITTRVGASHNFYDVETGWRKIRIEECQVRKNIKYLIKKKLVFYILITSIFVGERPVALVHPFRTQYGRLSLRRRREAEVAEEAVPARRRRIGEAPVAIVAPAVAAAALPPPPPPSPPPRVIPVVDLVSGNY